The DNA sequence CCGCGAACTATCCGTTCGCGACCATCGAACCCAACGTCGGCGAGGTGCCGGTTCCGGACGCTCGCTTAGGCGTACTTTCGGACCTTAACCGGTCCGAGAAGCTCGTCCCGGCGACGATGCGTTTCGTCGACATCGCCGGCCTCGTGCGCGGC is a window from the Candidatus Eremiobacterota bacterium genome containing:
- a CDS encoding 50S ribosome-binding GTPase, with product MALSCGIVGLPNVGKSTIFNALTRSAQALAANYPFATIEPNVGEVPVPDARLGVLSDLNRSEKLVPATMRFVDIAGLVRG